The Methanothrix soehngenii GP6 genome has a window encoding:
- the acs gene encoding acetate--CoA ligase encodes MVDNKTENSAQNPNGGLFYPPEDLVESSNVMAWMKEKGMKSEKELRAWCSENYVQFWDEMARTYADWFEPYKDVVQWKAPFAKWFTGGKINIAHNALDRHAKSWRRNKLAYIFVGEPVGDVRKITYYELYRDVNRFANALQKMGVKKGDRVGIYLPMIPELPVAMLACAKLGAIHVVVFSGFSAVAVRDRLEDCQPKVLITCDGSYRRGKPIATKPQADEAIAGLEYIEKVVVVKRNGQETAMQEGRDVWWDDFVAGQPATFDTLPMDSADPLFILYTAGAGGKPRGIVHTHAGASVGPAFTSSWVFDIKDTDVYWCTADIGWITGHSYIAYGPLSLGATSVMYEGSPDYPDFGRWFSIIEEYGVSVIYTAPTAIRMFMNEGPNWPQKYDLSTVRLMGSVGEAMNPDAFIWWRKYVGGGAAPIMDTWFQSETCSQVIAPLPITPLKPGSPSFPLPGYNVRVVDENGQPSAAGATGDIIITEPWPSMLREIYRDPAQYNETYWSTFPGKYFSGDKARVDEDGYIWALGRGDDVLKVAGHRISNAEVEASAEKHPAVKAAAVVGKPDKVKGESIVVYAVLNPGIEGDANLQKDIKTFVRKTLGPIAIPSDVVFVEDIPRNKAGKPVRPLIKARALGEKIADTSSVVNPKSLDMIPLLG; translated from the coding sequence ATGGTTGATAATAAAACAGAAAATTCTGCTCAGAACCCTAATGGCGGCCTGTTCTATCCGCCTGAGGACCTTGTGGAGAGCTCCAATGTCATGGCCTGGATGAAGGAGAAGGGCATGAAGTCGGAGAAAGAGCTGAGAGCCTGGTGCTCTGAGAACTATGTCCAGTTCTGGGATGAGATGGCCAGGACCTATGCCGACTGGTTCGAGCCCTACAAGGATGTTGTGCAGTGGAAAGCCCCCTTTGCAAAATGGTTCACTGGCGGCAAGATCAATATCGCCCATAATGCCCTGGACAGGCACGCCAAATCATGGCGGCGGAACAAACTGGCCTACATCTTTGTGGGCGAGCCCGTGGGTGACGTGCGCAAGATAACCTACTACGAGCTTTACAGAGATGTCAATAGATTCGCCAATGCCCTCCAAAAGATGGGGGTCAAGAAGGGCGATCGGGTGGGAATATACCTGCCCATGATTCCCGAGCTGCCGGTGGCCATGCTCGCCTGCGCAAAGCTGGGCGCCATCCATGTGGTGGTCTTCTCAGGATTCTCCGCCGTAGCCGTCCGCGACCGCCTGGAGGATTGCCAGCCAAAGGTCCTGATCACCTGCGATGGCTCTTATCGCCGGGGGAAGCCCATCGCCACCAAGCCCCAGGCAGATGAGGCCATCGCCGGCCTTGAGTACATCGAGAAGGTGGTAGTGGTAAAGAGGAACGGCCAGGAGACCGCCATGCAGGAGGGAAGGGATGTCTGGTGGGACGATTTTGTGGCCGGCCAGCCGGCAACATTCGACACGCTGCCCATGGACTCCGCAGATCCTCTCTTCATCCTCTACACCGCCGGCGCCGGAGGCAAACCCAGAGGGATAGTTCATACCCATGCCGGAGCGAGCGTTGGCCCCGCTTTTACCTCCTCCTGGGTCTTCGATATCAAGGATACCGACGTCTACTGGTGCACAGCAGACATCGGATGGATCACCGGTCACAGCTACATCGCCTATGGACCGCTCTCTTTGGGAGCGACGAGCGTCATGTACGAGGGCTCACCCGACTACCCCGACTTTGGCCGCTGGTTCTCCATCATCGAGGAGTACGGGGTCAGTGTGATCTATACTGCCCCCACCGCCATCAGGATGTTCATGAATGAGGGGCCGAATTGGCCGCAGAAGTACGACCTCTCCACCGTCCGGCTGATGGGATCGGTGGGCGAAGCCATGAATCCCGACGCCTTCATCTGGTGGAGGAAGTATGTGGGCGGCGGGGCTGCTCCCATTATGGACACCTGGTTCCAGAGCGAGACCTGCTCTCAGGTAATAGCCCCCCTGCCCATAACCCCGCTCAAGCCCGGCTCACCCTCATTCCCCCTGCCCGGATATAATGTCCGGGTAGTGGATGAGAACGGCCAGCCATCAGCTGCTGGAGCCACAGGCGATATCATCATCACCGAGCCCTGGCCGTCCATGCTCAGGGAGATCTATCGGGATCCAGCCCAGTATAATGAGACCTACTGGTCCACTTTCCCGGGCAAATATTTCTCCGGAGATAAAGCCCGGGTGGATGAGGATGGCTACATCTGGGCCCTGGGACGGGGAGACGATGTCCTCAAGGTGGCGGGCCACCGCATCTCCAATGCAGAGGTGGAAGCCTCAGCCGAAAAGCACCCCGCAGTGAAAGCCGCTGCTGTGGTGGGCAAGCCAGACAAGGTTAAGGGCGAGAGCATTGTGGTCTATGCCGTCCTCAACCCCGGGATAGAGGGTGACGCCAACCTGCAGAAGGATATCAAGACCTTTGTACGCAAGACCCTGGGTCCGATTGCCATACCCTCGGATGTGGTATTTGTCGAGGATATCCCCAGGAACAAGGCAGGTAAGCCTGTGCGCCCCTTGATCAAAGCTCGGGCCCTTGGAGAGAAGATTGCCGACACGTCCTCTGTCGTCAATCCCAAGTCACTCGATATGATTCCGCTTCTCGGCTGA
- the acs gene encoding acetate--CoA ligase → MKLAETAKTASLQEETRIFNTPQDIIEYSNAYQWMKKKGFKTEMEMRKWCSDNYIEFWDEMAKTYADWSVPYTKVLDDSGKPYYKWFTGGKINVAYNAVDRHAKGAKKDKVAYHFIGEPVGDARDITYGQLYIEVNKMANALKGAGVVKGDRVVAYLPMIPELPITMLACAKIGAIHTIVFSGFSSGGLNSRVNDAEAKVVVTADGFYRRGKPLPLKPNVDEAMKTAPSVQKVVVVKRTGVAVPMTEGRDVYYDDFVKGQSEECETVMLDPEDRLFILYTSGTTGKPKGIEHAHGGYAVTPAQTTSWVMDVHDDDVFWCTADCGWITGHSYVVYGPLCLGASTILYEGSPDFPDLGRWWSIIEKYGVTVFYTAPTAIRMFMKTGEEFVKKYNLSKVRILASVGEPLNPEAYMWFRKNIGSDRAPIIDTWWQTETGCHVIAPLVMTPEKPGSVCFPLPGFNTDIFDEDANSVPLGYGGNIVQKTPWPSMLRAFFRDEVRYKKEYWDMYWQVKPGTYLAGDKATRDKDGYWWIQGRIDDVLKVAGHRISNAEVESAAVSHPKVAEAAVVGQPDEVKGEKIVAFVILRDGVAESPELAKEISVHVRKVLGPVAYPDKVYFVKDVPKTRSGKIMRRVIKAKALGKETGDLSALANPESVDNIPRIDL, encoded by the coding sequence ATGAAATTGGCTGAAACAGCAAAGACTGCTTCTCTGCAGGAAGAGACAAGGATTTTCAACACCCCTCAGGACATAATTGAGTATTCCAATGCATATCAGTGGATGAAGAAGAAGGGCTTCAAGACTGAGATGGAGATGCGCAAGTGGTGTTCTGATAATTATATTGAGTTTTGGGACGAGATGGCCAAGACCTATGCTGACTGGTCTGTGCCCTACACCAAGGTCCTGGATGACTCCGGCAAGCCCTACTACAAGTGGTTCACCGGCGGCAAGATCAATGTGGCCTACAATGCCGTGGACAGGCATGCCAAGGGGGCCAAGAAGGACAAGGTCGCCTACCACTTTATCGGCGAGCCCGTTGGAGATGCCAGGGATATCACCTACGGCCAGCTCTATATCGAGGTCAACAAGATGGCCAATGCCCTCAAGGGCGCTGGTGTAGTCAAGGGTGACAGAGTCGTCGCTTACCTCCCCATGATCCCAGAGCTGCCCATCACCATGCTGGCATGCGCCAAGATCGGAGCCATTCACACCATCGTCTTCTCTGGATTCTCCTCCGGCGGCCTGAACAGCAGGGTCAACGATGCTGAGGCCAAGGTTGTCGTCACCGCTGACGGCTTCTACAGGCGCGGCAAGCCACTGCCTCTCAAGCCCAATGTGGATGAGGCAATGAAGACTGCACCCTCCGTTCAGAAGGTAGTCGTCGTCAAGAGAACCGGGGTAGCAGTACCCATGACCGAGGGACGCGATGTCTATTATGATGATTTCGTGAAGGGCCAGTCCGAAGAGTGCGAGACCGTCATGCTCGATCCAGAAGACAGGCTGTTCATCCTCTACACCTCCGGCACAACCGGCAAGCCCAAGGGTATTGAGCACGCTCACGGCGGATATGCCGTCACACCCGCTCAGACAACCTCCTGGGTAATGGACGTCCACGATGATGACGTCTTCTGGTGCACTGCAGACTGCGGATGGATCACCGGCCACAGCTACGTGGTATACGGTCCCCTGTGCCTCGGCGCCTCAACCATTCTCTACGAAGGCTCTCCCGACTTCCCCGATCTGGGCCGCTGGTGGTCTATCATTGAGAAGTACGGTGTCACTGTATTCTACACCGCACCCACTGCCATCAGGATGTTCATGAAGACCGGCGAGGAATTCGTGAAGAAGTACAACCTGTCCAAGGTAAGGATCCTGGCCTCTGTGGGCGAGCCATTGAACCCAGAAGCCTACATGTGGTTCAGAAAGAACATCGGCTCTGACAGGGCACCAATCATCGACACCTGGTGGCAGACTGAGACCGGATGCCATGTCATCGCTCCTCTGGTCATGACACCCGAGAAGCCCGGCTCCGTGTGCTTCCCATTGCCCGGATTCAACACCGATATCTTTGACGAGGATGCCAACTCCGTGCCACTCGGTTACGGCGGCAACATCGTTCAGAAGACTCCCTGGCCAAGCATGCTCCGTGCCTTCTTCAGAGATGAAGTCAGGTACAAGAAGGAGTACTGGGATATGTACTGGCAGGTTAAGCCCGGCACATATCTGGCTGGAGACAAGGCCACCCGCGACAAGGATGGCTACTGGTGGATCCAGGGCAGAATCGATGATGTGCTGAAGGTTGCAGGACACAGAATCTCCAATGCTGAGGTCGAGTCCGCCGCCGTTTCTCACCCCAAGGTCGCTGAGGCAGCCGTCGTCGGCCAGCCTGATGAGGTCAAGGGCGAGAAGATCGTGGCCTTCGTCATACTCAGAGATGGCGTTGCTGAATCTCCCGAGCTCGCGAAAGAGATCTCCGTCCACGTCCGCAAGGTACTGGGCCCGGTCGCTTACCCGGACAAGGTCTACTTCGTGAAGGATGTCCCCAAGACCAGGTCCGGCAAGATCATGCGCCGTGTCATCAAGGCCAAGGCCCTGGGCAAGGAGACCGGAGACCTTTCTGCTCTGGCTAATCCCGAGTCAGTGGACAACATCCCGCGCATTGACCTGTAA
- the acs gene encoding acetate--CoA ligase: MAEEKATAKTSVLLEETRIFEAPKDLAENSNVMKWMKEKGFKTEREMRLWCSANYIQFWGEMAKTYADWFEPWSSTLEWKPPYAKWFVGGKCNVTHNCVDRHAQGAKKDKVAYIFVPEPTDQPTQKITYAQLEKEVNKFANGLKSLGVVKGDRVMLYMPMIPQLPIAMLAIAKIGAIHCIVFSGFSSGGLNSRIMDAEAKVVITVDGFYRRGKPLPLKPNVDEATANTPSVKNVVVCKRTGVAVPMKEGKDIWWDDLVAGKSDACECEKMDSEDRLFILYTSGTTGKPKGIEHVHGGYQVGPAQTLHWVFDVKDNDVWWCTADIGWITGHSYIVYGPLVLGATSIMYEGSPDFPDLGRWYKIIQDNKVSVFYTAPTAVRMLMKAGDSWAKKYDVSSLRLLGSVGEPINPEAWMWYRNTFGAGKLPIMDTWWQTETGTFLVSPLPITPLKPGSATFPLPGFNIDVLDEEANPVPLGSGGNIVSNTPWPSMLRAFYRDPERYQKEYWSTYWDIRPGTYLAGDKAMKDKDGYFFIQGRIDDVLKIAGHRISNAEVESALVSHPKVAEAAVIGKPDEVKGEVIVAFVILRTGQEETEELKKELAKHVRTVLGPVAYPETVLFVKDVPKTRSGKIMRRVIKAKALGKPTGDLSALANPDAVDAIPLI, translated from the coding sequence TTGGCTGAGGAAAAAGCAACTGCAAAGACATCAGTTTTACTGGAAGAGACAAGGATATTCGAGGCACCCAAGGATCTGGCAGAGAACTCCAACGTAATGAAGTGGATGAAAGAGAAAGGCTTCAAGACAGAGCGCGAGATGCGCCTCTGGTGCTCTGCCAACTACATCCAGTTCTGGGGAGAGATGGCCAAGACCTACGCAGATTGGTTTGAGCCCTGGTCCTCAACCCTAGAATGGAAGCCACCATATGCCAAATGGTTCGTGGGCGGCAAGTGCAATGTGACCCACAACTGCGTGGATAGGCATGCCCAGGGGGCCAAGAAAGATAAGGTGGCCTATATATTCGTGCCTGAGCCCACCGATCAGCCCACTCAAAAGATCACTTATGCACAGCTGGAAAAGGAGGTCAATAAGTTCGCCAACGGCCTGAAGAGCCTGGGCGTGGTAAAGGGAGACAGAGTCATGTTATACATGCCCATGATCCCTCAACTGCCCATCGCCATGCTGGCCATAGCCAAGATTGGCGCCATTCATTGCATTGTATTCTCTGGATTTTCCTCTGGCGGCCTGAACAGCAGAATCATGGACGCCGAGGCCAAAGTGGTTATTACTGTGGATGGTTTCTACCGGCGCGGCAAGCCGCTGCCCCTCAAGCCAAATGTCGACGAAGCTACAGCTAATACCCCATCGGTGAAGAATGTAGTGGTGTGCAAGAGGACGGGCGTTGCCGTCCCCATGAAAGAGGGCAAAGATATTTGGTGGGACGACCTTGTGGCCGGAAAGTCCGACGCATGCGAGTGCGAGAAGATGGATTCAGAGGATCGCCTGTTCATCCTGTACACCTCTGGAACTACCGGTAAACCTAAGGGTATTGAGCATGTCCATGGCGGATACCAGGTGGGACCCGCTCAGACTCTGCACTGGGTCTTTGATGTTAAGGACAATGATGTATGGTGGTGCACAGCCGATATCGGATGGATTACCGGCCACAGCTACATTGTGTACGGGCCGCTCGTTCTTGGTGCAACCAGCATAATGTATGAGGGTTCTCCTGACTTCCCAGACCTGGGAAGGTGGTACAAGATAATTCAGGACAACAAGGTATCAGTCTTCTACACTGCTCCAACAGCAGTCAGGATGTTGATGAAGGCCGGAGATTCCTGGGCCAAGAAGTACGATGTTTCCAGCCTGAGGCTGCTCGGATCTGTGGGCGAGCCCATAAATCCCGAGGCCTGGATGTGGTATAGAAACACCTTTGGCGCTGGCAAGTTGCCGATTATGGACACCTGGTGGCAGACTGAGACCGGCACATTCCTGGTATCTCCCCTGCCTATAACTCCATTGAAGCCCGGCTCTGCGACATTCCCGCTCCCAGGATTCAATATCGATGTCCTGGACGAGGAAGCAAACCCGGTTCCTCTCGGCTCTGGAGGCAATATCGTCAGCAACACACCCTGGCCATCCATGCTCAGGGCCTTCTACAGAGATCCCGAGAGGTACCAGAAGGAGTACTGGTCCACCTACTGGGATATCAGGCCCGGCACATACCTGGCTGGCGACAAGGCAATGAAAGACAAGGACGGATACTTCTTCATCCAGGGCAGGATCGACGATGTGTTGAAGATTGCAGGACACAGGATCTCCAACGCCGAGGTGGAGTCGGCACTGGTATCTCACCCCAAGGTGGCGGAGGCTGCAGTTATCGGTAAGCCTGATGAGGTCAAGGGTGAGGTCATAGTTGCCTTCGTCATCCTAAGGACTGGACAGGAGGAGACTGAGGAGCTGAAGAAGGAACTGGCCAAGCATGTCCGCACAGTTTTGGGCCCAGTTGCTTATCCGGAGACGGTCTTATTCGTCAAGGATGTGCCCAAGACCAGATCCGGCAAGATCATGCGCCGCGTCATCAAGGCCAAGGCATTAGGAAAGCCCACCGGAGATCTGTCCGCTCTGGCCAACCCCGATGCAGTTGATGCCATCCCGCTCATCTGA
- the acs gene encoding acetate--CoA ligase translates to MLKLAGKEDKKLKTTVFQDETRIFNPPKELVEKSIVMQWMKKKGFKTEKEMRAWCSSDEHYLEFWDEMAKTYVDWHKTYTKVMDDSEMPYFHWFTGGEINITYNAVDRHAKGAKKDKVAYIWIPEPTDQPVQKITYGDLYKEVNKFANGLKSLGLKKGDRVSIYMPMIPQLPIAMLACAKLGVIHSVVFSGFSSKGLMDRAADCGSRAIITVDGFYRRGKPVPLKPNADEAAGGAPSVEKIIVYKRAGVDVSMKEGRDVWWHDLVKGQSEECEPVWVDPEHRLYILYTSGTTGKPKGIEHATGGNAVGPAQTLHWVFDLKDDDVWWCTADIGWVTGHSYIVYAPLILGMTSLMYEGAADYPDFGRWWKNIQDHKVTVLYTAPTAVRMFMKQGAEWPDKYDLSSLRLLGSVGEPINPEAWMWYREHIGRGELQIMDTWWQTETGTFLNSPLPITPLKPGSCTFPLPGYDISILDEEGNEVPLGSGGNIVALKPYPSMLRAFWGDKERFMKEYWQFYWDVPGRRGVYLAGDKAQRDKDGYFFIQGRIDDVLSVAGHRIANAEVESALVAHPKIAEAAVVGKPDEVKGESIVAFVILRVGNEPSPELAKDAIAFVRKTLGPVAAPTEVHFVNDLPKTRSGKIMRRVVKARALGNPVGDISTLMNPEAVDGIPKIV, encoded by the coding sequence GTGTTGAAATTGGCTGGCAAAGAAGACAAGAAGTTGAAGACGACAGTATTTCAGGACGAGACCAGAATCTTTAATCCGCCAAAAGAGTTGGTAGAAAAGTCAATCGTGATGCAGTGGATGAAGAAGAAAGGGTTCAAGACTGAGAAGGAGATGCGTGCTTGGTGCTCCTCTGATGAGCATTACCTCGAGTTCTGGGACGAGATGGCAAAGACGTACGTTGACTGGCACAAGACCTATACTAAGGTGATGGACGACTCGGAGATGCCCTACTTCCACTGGTTCACTGGAGGTGAAATCAACATCACATACAACGCCGTGGACAGGCACGCCAAGGGCGCAAAGAAGGACAAAGTTGCATACATATGGATACCAGAGCCGACAGACCAGCCAGTCCAGAAGATCACCTACGGCGACCTCTATAAGGAGGTCAATAAGTTCGCAAACGGCCTCAAGAGCCTCGGCTTGAAGAAGGGGGATCGGGTCAGCATCTACATGCCCATGATACCCCAGCTTCCCATCGCCATGCTCGCCTGCGCCAAGCTCGGCGTCATCCACAGCGTGGTTTTCTCCGGATTCAGCTCCAAAGGCCTGATGGACAGGGCTGCTGACTGCGGTTCCAGAGCCATCATCACCGTGGATGGATTCTACAGGCGCGGAAAGCCGGTGCCTCTGAAGCCGAACGCCGACGAGGCAGCTGGCGGCGCTCCGTCAGTTGAGAAGATTATCGTCTACAAGCGTGCGGGCGTTGACGTTTCCATGAAAGAGGGCAGGGACGTCTGGTGGCATGATCTGGTCAAGGGCCAGTCCGAAGAGTGTGAGCCGGTATGGGTTGACCCGGAGCACAGGCTGTATATCCTCTACACCTCCGGCACAACCGGCAAGCCCAAGGGTATCGAGCACGCAACGGGCGGAAACGCCGTCGGACCGGCTCAGACGCTTCACTGGGTCTTCGACTTGAAGGACGACGATGTCTGGTGGTGTACCGCCGATATTGGATGGGTCACCGGTCACTCCTACATCGTCTACGCTCCGCTCATTCTGGGCATGACCAGCCTCATGTACGAGGGCGCTGCAGACTATCCAGACTTCGGTAGGTGGTGGAAGAACATCCAGGACCACAAGGTCACCGTCCTTTACACTGCCCCCACGGCGGTAAGGATGTTCATGAAGCAGGGCGCAGAATGGCCTGATAAGTACGACCTCTCAAGCCTGAGGCTACTGGGATCCGTCGGCGAGCCGATCAATCCGGAGGCCTGGATGTGGTATCGTGAGCACATTGGACGAGGCGAGCTCCAGATCATGGACACCTGGTGGCAGACCGAGACCGGAACCTTCCTCAACTCTCCGCTGCCCATCACGCCACTGAAGCCCGGATCGTGCACATTCCCGCTCCCCGGATATGACATATCCATCCTGGATGAGGAAGGGAATGAGGTTCCTCTGGGATCCGGAGGCAACATAGTGGCATTGAAGCCCTATCCTTCGATGCTCAGGGCGTTCTGGGGCGACAAAGAGAGGTTCATGAAGGAGTACTGGCAGTTCTACTGGGATGTTCCCGGCCGCCGCGGCGTCTATCTCGCTGGAGACAAGGCGCAGAGGGACAAGGACGGCTACTTCTTCATCCAGGGCAGAATCGATGATGTTCTCAGCGTCGCAGGCCACAGGATAGCCAACGCCGAGGTCGAGTCTGCCCTGGTGGCTCACCCCAAGATAGCCGAGGCGGCAGTAGTTGGAAAGCCCGACGAGGTTAAGGGCGAGTCGATCGTCGCCTTCGTCATTCTGAGGGTCGGAAATGAACCGTCCCCTGAGCTGGCAAAGGATGCGATCGCTTTCGTCAGGAAGACCCTTGGGCCGGTGGCTGCGCCCACGGAGGTCCACTTCGTCAACGACCTCCCGAAGACGAGGAGCGGCAAGATAATGCGCCGTGTCGTCAAGGCGAGGGCCCTTGGAAACCCGGTTGGGGACATATCGACCCTGATGAATCCAGAAGCAGTGGATGGGATCCCCAAGATCGTCTGA
- a CDS encoding tRNA (N(6)-L-threonylcarbamoyladenosine(37)-C(2))-methylthiotransferase: MRFYIETFGCTSNFGNSQDLAEALREMGHIPSGLKEADMVIVNTCAVTERTERKILRRLRQLEGERLVVAGCLAAAIPQSIQTLCCRGRLGPLSQGDAARIAGLFDGWLMPSQHMQSGQLQSQNFQSEEMLRERHIAVHLRESSPGGESCGIVNVADGCNGSCSYCIVSKARGRLKSRPVEDVVLAVERLAQLGTAEIQISAQDTAAFGSDIGSDLAGLLETLTEIPGDFMLRVGMMNPDSARLIQNRLIEAFQSPKIYRFLHIPVQSGSDEILQRMGRVYTSDEFFELVSAFRFAYPDISIITDIIVGFPGETDKDFEESMSLIERLQPDKVNITRFSPRPGTSAASLYDMPDRIKKDRSREMTRLWLEIAERRNRRYLGKVLHALVTECGRDKTMKARSANYAGIVIPGALDLGRWCQIKIMETTPYYLSGILQL; the protein is encoded by the coding sequence ATGAGGTTTTATATCGAGACCTTCGGCTGCACATCGAACTTCGGGAATTCTCAGGATCTGGCAGAGGCCCTGAGGGAGATGGGCCATATCCCTTCCGGCCTGAAGGAGGCGGACATGGTGATAGTGAACACCTGTGCGGTCACCGAAAGGACGGAGAGAAAGATCCTCCGCCGGCTGCGGCAGCTGGAGGGCGAGAGGCTGGTCGTCGCCGGCTGCCTGGCGGCGGCAATACCCCAGTCGATTCAAACGCTCTGCTGCCGGGGGCGATTGGGACCTTTGAGTCAAGGAGATGCCGCCAGGATCGCTGGACTCTTTGATGGTTGGCTCATGCCTTCGCAGCATATGCAATCCGGGCAATTACAATCTCAGAATTTTCAATCTGAAGAAATGCTGCGCGAGAGGCATATTGCTGTTCATCTTCGCGAATCATCTCCCGGAGGAGAGAGCTGCGGCATTGTCAATGTGGCGGACGGCTGCAACGGCTCATGCAGCTATTGTATAGTCTCAAAAGCCAGGGGCAGGCTGAAGAGCCGCCCGGTTGAGGATGTGGTCCTTGCCGTGGAAAGGCTGGCACAGCTTGGCACAGCCGAGATCCAGATATCTGCTCAGGACACTGCCGCATTTGGATCTGATATTGGATCTGATCTGGCCGGGCTGCTGGAGACGCTGACTGAGATTCCAGGGGATTTTATGCTCAGGGTTGGAATGATGAATCCCGATAGCGCTCGGCTCATCCAGAATAGGCTTATTGAGGCATTTCAGAGCCCAAAGATCTACCGTTTCCTGCATATCCCCGTTCAGTCCGGCTCAGATGAAATCTTGCAGAGGATGGGACGCGTATACACCTCAGATGAGTTCTTCGAGCTTGTGAGCGCCTTTCGATTTGCCTATCCAGACATCTCCATAATAACTGATATTATCGTTGGCTTTCCCGGCGAGACGGATAAGGATTTTGAGGAGAGCATGAGCCTGATTGAGAGATTGCAGCCGGATAAGGTGAATATCACCAGATTCTCTCCTCGGCCTGGAACATCAGCCGCCAGTCTCTACGACATGCCGGACAGGATTAAGAAAGACCGCTCGAGGGAGATGACCCGATTATGGCTGGAGATCGCTGAGAGGAGGAATCGCCGTTATTTGGGGAAGGTATTGCATGCTCTTGTGACTGAGTGTGGGAGAGACAAGACCATGAAGGCCCGATCTGCCAATTATGCTGGCATTGTGATCCCCGGCGCGCTTGATCTGGGAAGATGGTGCCAGATAAAGATCATGGAAACCACTCCATATTATTTAAGTGGAATTCTCCAATTATGA
- a CDS encoding AI-2E family transporter encodes MDYDPDRWCSEHKGILILALAAVLMTACFAFPFLDGIILGSVFAYVGRPIRDRFGKRKKLGSLVAAICVVVPIFLMLGLGSLEVATQIIALAKNQEALRYWLGYLMQQTATDLPSWARESLLSGLENAFGLIASLAASIPILQIGRMASLGIINFLISFPICYFILLDGEGFVGSLISLLPDGEMRVLERYIDRIDRILSGIFIGTVYTSIVGSLIAAVIFFLFDIPRPIALASIVFIAGMVPVLTSWAVLVPLAVYRYFTVGLEGALFFLVISSALIYLPSELFIRPYIISTRSSLHPLLVMLSFFGGALVAGIGGFFLAPAVIGAISGIYQVRREETASSEALE; translated from the coding sequence ATGGACTACGACCCTGATCGCTGGTGCTCAGAGCATAAGGGCATTTTAATCCTAGCCTTGGCCGCGGTCCTCATGACCGCATGCTTTGCCTTTCCATTCTTAGACGGCATAATCCTGGGCAGCGTTTTTGCCTATGTGGGCCGGCCCATAAGGGATCGGTTCGGCAAGAGAAAAAAGCTCGGGTCGCTTGTTGCTGCCATCTGCGTCGTGGTCCCCATATTCCTGATGCTGGGCCTGGGAAGCCTTGAGGTGGCCACTCAGATAATAGCCCTGGCAAAGAACCAGGAGGCGCTCAGGTACTGGCTTGGATATCTCATGCAGCAGACGGCGACAGACCTTCCTTCCTGGGCCAGGGAGAGCCTGCTCTCCGGTCTGGAGAACGCCTTCGGCCTGATCGCCTCTCTGGCAGCATCTATTCCCATCCTCCAAATCGGCAGGATGGCCTCTTTGGGGATAATCAACTTTCTCATCTCCTTTCCCATCTGCTACTTCATCCTCCTGGATGGAGAGGGCTTTGTGGGATCGCTGATATCCCTCCTGCCAGACGGAGAGATGAGGGTTCTTGAGCGGTACATCGATAGAATCGACCGAATTCTGAGCGGCATATTCATCGGCACCGTCTATACATCAATCGTGGGAAGCTTGATCGCAGCGGTGATATTCTTCCTCTTCGACATCCCCCGGCCCATAGCTTTGGCGAGCATCGTCTTTATCGCAGGCATGGTCCCGGTCCTCACCTCCTGGGCGGTCCTGGTCCCCCTGGCCGTCTACCGCTACTTCACCGTGGGCCTGGAGGGTGCTTTATTCTTCCTGGTCATCAGCTCCGCTCTCATCTATCTCCCCTCAGAGCTTTTCATAAGGCCCTATATCATCTCCACCAGATCCTCATTGCACCCATTGCTGGTAATGCTCTCCTTTTTTGGAGGGGCTCTGGTGGCAGGGATCGGCGGCTTTTTCCTCGCCCCGGCGGTCATAGGGGCGATCAGTGGGATCTATCAGGTGAGAAGGGAGGAGACGGCCTCAAGTGAGGCTTTGGAATGA